One Tribolium castaneum strain GA2 chromosome 6, icTriCast1.1, whole genome shotgun sequence genomic window, atacaCGTGTATTTGGAGGTTATGTTCGTCGATTTGACGTTTGTGACGTGAAAATCACAATCGACCAACTTAAGTGTTGCACAGATTAATCTGTGGTATTGCTATGCTTCACACAGTAAACAAagataaattgtttttgtcaacaattttgcaataattatcACAGTAGTgttcattttttgattaaattattaacaattaaaattgtatttcataatttaaggGGACAACTTTGACTGCTtgactgtaatttttttaaagcaagtcaaaaatggcggtgtttggccaaaagtgaggttaggtcaaaaaaaaacaaaaagtttttgcAATGAGTGTGCCCCCAAATGCAGCCCCTCCGGAGCCCATCAACACCGAGTCCACTGGCTGGAagattttttctgcttttatTCACGACACCCCTCTAAGTGTGCCCGAGGAAGACCTGTGGACTTACGTTTCTGACGAACTGAAGCTCGATACTCAAGGGATTCCGTACGAATGCAGGGAACAATTGCCTTTAATCTTAGTGGCGTTTATGAATATCTGGTCCGGGTGGCACTTTAAGACCGATTTTCGGGAGGGGAAGTTTCCCAAGGAGCATTATTACCATCGTTTCCACAAGTATATGAGACACAAATTGCACACAGCCATTCGGGGGCAGCTAGCTGTTGCTCTCAAAGCCGTAAAAGACCAGCAGCAGAGAACGGCTGCGCTAGTTCAGGCGGAGCCTGAGAATAAAATTGATTCGGATTTTTCGCCCTTCACTATTCACGTGCAGTGTCCGGCAAATATGTTGAATACTATTGTTTTCTCAAATGTTGGAGGTGAGttgttattgtaaaaaaatcgtttcttGCTACTTTTTCATTATGTAGATGATATTGTGATGAAACAGCACCTTGGGGGCGAATGGGAGGAATTAACAACAACCCAACTTTTGAACTGGCCTCACGTTGAGGCGATTTTTCGTACGAAGGATATCTGTTTCGTGCGACGGCAACGCACTGAATATTTGcgttatttaaatttcttaccgCACGAATCGGTCAAACACTCAGAATCCGTCATTGACAACGTGGAAATTTTGCCGAATTACGGAAACCAAAGGCGGTGTTTCAGCTACAACTTCTTCAAGGCGTATTTTAACACTTATCTcgaatttttggagaaattggTAAGTTTGTACTAGAACGTAAAGAACGAAATAAAGtatggaataaaaaatattcgggaattatgaattttttttgctcaaaggCTATAtgattttctgttaaagtttGGAGATTAATTTGTGACTATTATGATCTAAAAAATATGACCCTCAAATAAAtgacaaattgttttttgaccagtagtttttttattacacaaatGCGCTTCGAGCTTGCCACAAAGATTATTTGAACAttgctttaatttatttaatgtaatGCAAATCGCAGAGGTATAAAttcgaatagaaagaaaaatgaaaaatttatacttCACTTAATAAAAGAATGccgtgtttttatttttgatggaATTAATTTGAGTATCTGAGTTCCagattaatgaaaaaatgaaaacaccATCTAATTTAGTCATTTTGTAAATGAAACAAGTTTCATTTTCCTTAGActttaattaacttaattaaggacataaatttttttcgacatttttaacacatttcaattttttaaatgttattttaagttCTTGTGAGTATTTTTATGTGACTTGTGCACAACGTGTAACATCTCGTTagcaccaataaaaaaaaatttccacaattttttgtacatagtcaaatttaattaattaattaattagttgtaAGTCGctgtataaaaaatgtttattttttaagtcatggtattttgtgtaaaaaatataaaaaagttggTGCAGGTGACGGAAAAATTCCAATAACAATTGTGAGGCAAACGACATCGTTTGTAACATGGGATCGAAAATGTACTGAATTAGAGCTTGAAAGTCTTGAAAGTACGGTGTAATCTTAGCCACATCTTATGCTGTGTAAAAGCTACATAGACAACAGATCCTCAAAAATTCGGCCGTAAATAGCTAAAATTCGGCAGACAcagcttgctctaattcagtaCATTTTGTATCTCATGGTATTATAATGatgctaaaaataataaagttttgattaattaataatgtaatatttttggttttattaatattaatttttgtcattgatctaaatttttgtaattaagtaATACTTATACTAAGAATTTGCGTAAAAATTCTGAGATAATTTACATGCATAGAGACAAATATAAGATATTTAACAGCATACACTGATTTCTATCATTActagtttttaagatacagtaaaaaagtgcttttagTGGACTGACCTTGCTCTTGTAATGTTGCTAAAACTAACACAAACCACAGCACAAAGTTATGATAGATTTTTGATGCGATTccttaatttttcattaaattttttcataaaaataaaaatttgttcaatttgttATGGTTTGGGTTTCAAAGATTCAAAGTGAGATATTAGCCCTAAAACTGCAAAGTGCTCCCACagtttttgcataatttttcctaatttgatttttaaaaaatcacagaataCAGCCTAATGAGGGTTGAACAATTTGTCATTGTTTAGGCATTTTTTGtatacctattttttttttaaattcgtgtAAAAGAAAGTGGAGATGATTTATGATTTACTTCAATCACTGTTTCTAATTATAAATCAATGTcaagttttctaattttttaattctaatttGGGTAAAATCTAAAAAGTATGCAATTTTGTTAACCTGTTTTTAAATCTAATTACGCATGTACAGTAGAGTGGAAACTtagatttttataaatctaaatattattttgaagacacgtttttattaattttgaaaaaatgcgtACCTATGCAGATTGTgataactttaaataaatctaaaaaaaaaattaaaaggacaAAACTCCGAGGATACCACATTTATTACAGTTTATTCCATACtttatttggtgattttttatttcatggAATAAATAGTTAAAGGGTATGGAATAAATTACACTTTTCTTTGTTGTTATGTAAAGTATGTACGTAAATTggctttatatttatttttcttcgaCTCTATCAAAATTTAGGGTTTCCTGTGAAAGGAATTTTTAAGCATTGTTTGGTATTTCTCactacgaaacgtcagattattttcaACATATTCAAAGCAAGTTTAAGTTTTGAGTCTAATTCgcagaataaaatgttgtatttaactcgttttcgtgtaaatcggttcatttactctacctcgtggatgataaactactcgttttcactcgtggtttaaaaatacACTCGTAAAGTAAAGGTAGACCGAGAGGTAGATTTAAACTCAAACTCAtagaataaataactattatttttggatttttagcCTTCTTTTGTCTTTCCTGccttttctaaaaatatcaaaaaaccaTTAATATTGCGCTAGTTTATGTAtatgtttttcttttgaaTTCTCGAGGTCGCTCCAGTAAAATTCAACGAGATCCAAGACATCCTCACTCAGTTCCTCGAGGACGTGAAATACATCAACGTGAATAACAGCATGGTGACCAACACTTCAGTCTCATTCAGATTATCTCCAGTGCCATTCATtcgcaataaaaaattagtgaaAAACTCCGATAATAAACTAGACTCGAGGGTGGGATATTGTGAAATAATAACGCCACAAATTGAGTTGattttggtgtattgcaaggcCGAACAGACGGATACGCCATATCTCAGTTTTGATTTCATCGAAGAACTGAAAAATTCGGACAAAACTGAGGCTGTCATTATGCCGTCCATAGTGTACAGGTGTACGTTTTGCAGTGTTCGATTTACTTCGCACGattcgaaaaaaatgttactgcagcatttaaaaattacacacAAGATGGAACAACAAGTTCGGTGTACTTACT contains:
- the LOC103313788 gene encoding uncharacterized protein LOC103313788, giving the protein MSVPPNAAPPEPINTESTGWKIFSAFIHDTPLSVPEEDLWTYVSDELKLDTQGIPYECREQLPLILVAFMNIWSGWHFKTDFREGKFPKEHYYHRFHKYMRHKLHTAIRGQLAVALKAVKDQQQRTAALVQAEPENKIDSDFSPFTIHVQCPANMLNTIVFSNVGDDIVMKQHLGGEWEELTTTQLLNWPHVEAIFRTKDICFVRRQRTEYLRYLNFLPHESVKHSESVIDNVEILPNYGNQRRCFSYNFFKAYFNTYLEFLEKLVAPVKFNEIQDILTQFLEDVKYINVNNSMVTNTSVSFRLSPVPFIRNKKLVKNSDNKLDSRVGYCEIITPQIELILVYCKAEQTDTPYLSFDFIEELKNSDKTEAVIMPSIVYRCTFCSVRFTSHDSKKMLLQHLKITHKMEQQVRCTYCKKHFNVPSLAANRWSHKCQPSQNSSVSRSNNAVSSTSGTSSEQTSITIN